A single window of Neurospora crassa OR74A linkage group VII, whole genome shotgun sequence DNA harbors:
- the csp-2 gene encoding CP2 transcription factor, variant — protein MFSQRTSSQKPADDLLAHFRQQFPEVAAATSSGAAAPARTATTSQAGIAVTAAEKAQSLGHDAFRDQDPTPRATNEQWRFTPSVLDANQFTFSQFAGGHGYYTPTPGGTNTIYHPTAGDLHTPTLGLGMGLGTPLSMPTADGSLHPGPAHMELGGFHHNFPPFAHFNAFIQATPNQPSFAPSTFLHQDSGFETMDQDGSPIDSDPADERMGNIDGSFQQSPMMGFQARQFGLPLHMQLPPSAERFRFHTTLNAPTAMIKNTDEIPVTYLNKGQAYSLSVVDTAPTLPIVPGTRFRTFVRISFEEEKQRHKPGMCWSLWKEGRGTNEAHQRGGKLQAVEFVEATQPAEGDDKRTRIELESASFDGFSVIWTPGINGSVECNIAVRFNFLSTDFSHSKGVKGIPVRLCAKTQPYLPNSPQSPNTSDGAEICYCMVKLFRDHGAERKLSNDVAHVRKNIEKIKQLMQQAESGIKDFGKRKRSGVAQMKTQSSQRAGKIQKHKRTWSMSSASSAGGNPRVQLEEDLTMKLQNAQDMFTSTRPVSVLYLRGDELDDPDLHPVALPKESLDPTKLESQESNAWPSERGSVAGSSLVSPSPSSLSLASQMSVSGSKPNWPELSRFNSSDASKGLSGPPSRVKRITGDNGNLTGWIESLDVDASYRPPPERAIKPVACFYVARADPENSHGPEIYRAIYLMQRSLHEFVTRIAQKWNLDPSSIVRVTHYLHRGLEVAMDDDVIQELQEGQDMKLEIREVNGNNNSGVKREWEMAVDGPEAELASPATTNNSSQTAYELRLLY, from the exons ATGTTCAGTCAACG AACAAGTTCGCAAAAGCCCGCAGATGATCTGCTGGCGCACTTCAGGCAACAGTTCCCTGAAGTAGCCGCCGCCACTTCATCCGGGGCCGCAGCACCTGCCCGAACCGCAACCACCAGTCAAGCTGGCATCGCTGTCACAGCCGCAGAAAA GGCCCAAAGCCTTGGCCATGACGCTTTTCGTGACCAGGACCCGACTCCCCGAGCCACAAACGAGCAGTGGAGATTCACCCCGTCTGTGCTAGACGCGAACCAGTTCACCTTCTCGCAATTCGCCGGCGGCCATGGCTATTATACTCCTACTCCGGGTGGCACGAACACCATCTACCATCCCACGGCTGGAGATCTCCATACCCCGACGCTCGGCCTCGGAATGGGCTTGGGCACGCCGCTGTCGATGCCTACCGCTGACGGATCTCTGCACCCGGGGCCAGCGCATATGGAATTGGGTGGATTCCACCATAATTTCCCCCCGTTCGCACACTTCAACGCTTTTATCCAAGCTACGCCAAACCAGCCGTCCTTTGCGCCTTCGACTTTTCTTCACCAAGACTCGGGCTTTGAAACAATGGACCAGGACGGCTCCCCCATAGATTCGGATCCGGCTGATGAAAGGATGGGCAACATCGACGGCAGCTTCCAACAGTCTCCCATGATGGGCTTCCAAGCTAGGCAATTCGGCTTGCCCCTCCACATGCAGCTACCGCCGTCAGCCGAAAGGTTCCGCTTTCACACAACGCTCAACGCACCCACTGCCATGATTAAGAACACGGACGAAATCCCTGTCACCTACCTCAACAAGGGTCAGGCCTACTCTCTGTCCGTAGTCGATACCGCGCCCACGCTACCCATTGTTCCGGGGACTCGGTTTCGTACGTTTGTCAGGATATCGTTTGAGGAAGAAAAGCAGCGACATAAGCCCGGCATGTGCTGGAGTTTGTGGAAAGAAGGCCGCGGCACCAATGAAGCACAccagagaggaggaaaactGCAAGCCGTTGAATTTGTCGAGGCTACCCAGCCAGCAGAGGGTGACGACAAGAGGACGCGCATCGAGCTGGAGAGCGCTTCGTTTGACGGTTTCTCAGTCATCTGGACCCCCGGTATCAACGGTTCGGTCGAATGCAATATCGCCGTCCGCTTCAACTTCCTCTCCACTGACTTCAGCCATTCCAAGGGTGTCAAGGGTATTCCTGTGAGGCTCTGCGCCAAGACTCAACCCTATCTCCCGAATTCCCCTCAGTCACCAAACACCAGCGACGGAGCCGAGATTTGCTATTGCATGGTCAAGTTGTTCCGCGATCACGGCGCTGAGCGCAAGCTGTCCAATGACGTTGCCCACGTGCGAAAAAATATTGAGAAAATAAAACAGCTGATGCAGCAAGCCGAGAGTGGGATCAAGGATTTTggcaagaggaagagatcAGGGGTAGCGCAGATGAAGACTCAAAGCAGCCAACGCGCTGGAAAGATTCAAAAACACAAGCGGACGTGGTCCATGTCATCCGCTAGTTCCGCTGGAGGAAACCCTCGTGTGCAACTCGAAGAGGACCTCACCATGAAGCTACAAAATGCGCAGGACATGTTTACCAGCACTCGTCCGGTAAGCGTCCTATACCTCCGTGGTGACGAACTGGACGACCCCGACCTGCATCCTGTTGCTCTTCCTAAAGAGTCCCTTGACCCTACCAAGCTGGAGTCCCAGGAAAGTAACGCTTGGCCTAGCGAGCGAGGCTCTGTTGCCGGATCCTCTCTTGTTTCGCCATCTCCAAGCTCGCTTTCGCTTGCTTCCCAGATGTCCGTCAGCGGATCGAAACCAAACTGGCCAGAGCTTTCCAGGTTCAACTCGAGCGATGCTTCCAAGGGACTGTCCGGCCCGCCAAGTAGAGTTAAGAGGATCACGGGTGATAATGGAAATTTGACGGGCTGGATTGAGTCCTTGGATGTCGACGCGTCTTATCGCCCTCCCCCAGAAAGGGCAATCAAGCCCGTTGCTTGTTTTTATGTGGCCCGTGCAGATCCCGAAAACTCACATGGCCCGGAAATCTATCGTGCGATCTACCTGATGCAACGAAGCCTGCACGAGTTCGTTACGCGTATTGCGCAGAAATGGAACCTGGACCCGAGCAGCATCGTCCGTGTCACTCACTATCTCCACCGCGGACTCGAGGTAGCAATGGACGATGACGTTATCCAGGAGCTTCAGGAAGGCCAGGACATGAAGCTCGAGATCCGCGAAGTCAatggcaacaacaactctGGCGTTAAGCGAGAATGGGAGATGGCTGTCGATGGCCCTGAGGCTGAGCTAGCATCTCCAGCAACGACCAACAACAGCTCGCAGACAGCATATGAACTGCGACTGCTCTACTAA
- the csp-2 gene encoding CP2 transcription factor, which produces MFSQRTSSQKPADDLLAHFRQQFPEVAAATSSGAAAPARTATTSQAGIAVTAAEKYFRAQSLGHDAFRDQDPTPRATNEQWRFTPSVLDANQFTFSQFAGGHGYYTPTPGGTNTIYHPTAGDLHTPTLGLGMGLGTPLSMPTADGSLHPGPAHMELGGFHHNFPPFAHFNAFIQATPNQPSFAPSTFLHQDSGFETMDQDGSPIDSDPADERMGNIDGSFQQSPMMGFQARQFGLPLHMQLPPSAERFRFHTTLNAPTAMIKNTDEIPVTYLNKGQAYSLSVVDTAPTLPIVPGTRFRTFVRISFEEEKQRHKPGMCWSLWKEGRGTNEAHQRGGKLQAVEFVEATQPAEGDDKRTRIELESASFDGFSVIWTPGINGSVECNIAVRFNFLSTDFSHSKGVKGIPVRLCAKTQPYLPNSPQSPNTSDGAEICYCMVKLFRDHGAERKLSNDVAHVRKNIEKIKQLMQQAESGIKDFGKRKRSGVAQMKTQSSQRAGKIQKHKRTWSMSSASSAGGNPRVQLEEDLTMKLQNAQDMFTSTRPVSVLYLRGDELDDPDLHPVALPKESLDPTKLESQESNAWPSERGSVAGSSLVSPSPSSLSLASQMSVSGSKPNWPELSRFNSSDASKGLSGPPSRVKRITGDNGNLTGWIESLDVDASYRPPPERAIKPVACFYVARADPENSHGPEIYRAIYLMQRSLHEFVTRIAQKWNLDPSSIVRVTHYLHRGLEVAMDDDVIQELQEGQDMKLEIREVNGNNNSGVKREWEMAVDGPEAELASPATTNNSSQTAYELRLLY; this is translated from the exons ATGTTCAGTCAACG AACAAGTTCGCAAAAGCCCGCAGATGATCTGCTGGCGCACTTCAGGCAACAGTTCCCTGAAGTAGCCGCCGCCACTTCATCCGGGGCCGCAGCACCTGCCCGAACCGCAACCACCAGTCAAGCTGGCATCGCTGTCACAGCCGCAGAAAA ATACTTTAGGGCCCAAAGCCTTGGCCATGACGCTTTTCGTGACCAGGACCCGACTCCCCGAGCCACAAACGAGCAGTGGAGATTCACCCCGTCTGTGCTAGACGCGAACCAGTTCACCTTCTCGCAATTCGCCGGCGGCCATGGCTATTATACTCCTACTCCGGGTGGCACGAACACCATCTACCATCCCACGGCTGGAGATCTCCATACCCCGACGCTCGGCCTCGGAATGGGCTTGGGCACGCCGCTGTCGATGCCTACCGCTGACGGATCTCTGCACCCGGGGCCAGCGCATATGGAATTGGGTGGATTCCACCATAATTTCCCCCCGTTCGCACACTTCAACGCTTTTATCCAAGCTACGCCAAACCAGCCGTCCTTTGCGCCTTCGACTTTTCTTCACCAAGACTCGGGCTTTGAAACAATGGACCAGGACGGCTCCCCCATAGATTCGGATCCGGCTGATGAAAGGATGGGCAACATCGACGGCAGCTTCCAACAGTCTCCCATGATGGGCTTCCAAGCTAGGCAATTCGGCTTGCCCCTCCACATGCAGCTACCGCCGTCAGCCGAAAGGTTCCGCTTTCACACAACGCTCAACGCACCCACTGCCATGATTAAGAACACGGACGAAATCCCTGTCACCTACCTCAACAAGGGTCAGGCCTACTCTCTGTCCGTAGTCGATACCGCGCCCACGCTACCCATTGTTCCGGGGACTCGGTTTCGTACGTTTGTCAGGATATCGTTTGAGGAAGAAAAGCAGCGACATAAGCCCGGCATGTGCTGGAGTTTGTGGAAAGAAGGCCGCGGCACCAATGAAGCACAccagagaggaggaaaactGCAAGCCGTTGAATTTGTCGAGGCTACCCAGCCAGCAGAGGGTGACGACAAGAGGACGCGCATCGAGCTGGAGAGCGCTTCGTTTGACGGTTTCTCAGTCATCTGGACCCCCGGTATCAACGGTTCGGTCGAATGCAATATCGCCGTCCGCTTCAACTTCCTCTCCACTGACTTCAGCCATTCCAAGGGTGTCAAGGGTATTCCTGTGAGGCTCTGCGCCAAGACTCAACCCTATCTCCCGAATTCCCCTCAGTCACCAAACACCAGCGACGGAGCCGAGATTTGCTATTGCATGGTCAAGTTGTTCCGCGATCACGGCGCTGAGCGCAAGCTGTCCAATGACGTTGCCCACGTGCGAAAAAATATTGAGAAAATAAAACAGCTGATGCAGCAAGCCGAGAGTGGGATCAAGGATTTTggcaagaggaagagatcAGGGGTAGCGCAGATGAAGACTCAAAGCAGCCAACGCGCTGGAAAGATTCAAAAACACAAGCGGACGTGGTCCATGTCATCCGCTAGTTCCGCTGGAGGAAACCCTCGTGTGCAACTCGAAGAGGACCTCACCATGAAGCTACAAAATGCGCAGGACATGTTTACCAGCACTCGTCCGGTAAGCGTCCTATACCTCCGTGGTGACGAACTGGACGACCCCGACCTGCATCCTGTTGCTCTTCCTAAAGAGTCCCTTGACCCTACCAAGCTGGAGTCCCAGGAAAGTAACGCTTGGCCTAGCGAGCGAGGCTCTGTTGCCGGATCCTCTCTTGTTTCGCCATCTCCAAGCTCGCTTTCGCTTGCTTCCCAGATGTCCGTCAGCGGATCGAAACCAAACTGGCCAGAGCTTTCCAGGTTCAACTCGAGCGATGCTTCCAAGGGACTGTCCGGCCCGCCAAGTAGAGTTAAGAGGATCACGGGTGATAATGGAAATTTGACGGGCTGGATTGAGTCCTTGGATGTCGACGCGTCTTATCGCCCTCCCCCAGAAAGGGCAATCAAGCCCGTTGCTTGTTTTTATGTGGCCCGTGCAGATCCCGAAAACTCACATGGCCCGGAAATCTATCGTGCGATCTACCTGATGCAACGAAGCCTGCACGAGTTCGTTACGCGTATTGCGCAGAAATGGAACCTGGACCCGAGCAGCATCGTCCGTGTCACTCACTATCTCCACCGCGGACTCGAGGTAGCAATGGACGATGACGTTATCCAGGAGCTTCAGGAAGGCCAGGACATGAAGCTCGAGATCCGCGAAGTCAatggcaacaacaactctGGCGTTAAGCGAGAATGGGAGATGGCTGTCGATGGCCCTGAGGCTGAGCTAGCATCTCCAGCAACGACCAACAACAGCTCGCAGACAGCATATGAACTGCGACTGCTCTACTAA